In Actinomycetota bacterium, the following proteins share a genomic window:
- the rplD gene encoding 50S ribosomal protein L4, protein MATIDIKDTAGKKLGEREVADSVFAIEPHTFAMHQVVRSQLAGQRAGTHSSKGRSEVSGGGAKPWRQKGTGRARQGTIRAPQWKGGGVVFGPTPRAHGFSVPNKVVKLAMRSALSAKAAEGVLHIVDDLAFTEPSTKRATEILAKLQIEGRVTVVVANDDIDAMLSFRNIPKVRVIAVSDSNTYDLVNNNHVLMTSAAVTWLEGVLV, encoded by the coding sequence ATGGCAACGATAGATATCAAAGATACAGCAGGAAAGAAACTCGGTGAGCGTGAAGTCGCAGATAGCGTCTTCGCTATCGAGCCGCATACCTTTGCGATGCACCAGGTCGTAAGGAGCCAACTTGCCGGTCAGCGTGCCGGGACCCACAGCTCCAAAGGCCGCAGTGAGGTATCGGGTGGCGGCGCCAAACCATGGCGTCAGAAGGGCACCGGCCGCGCTCGGCAGGGAACCATCAGGGCTCCCCAGTGGAAGGGCGGCGGAGTGGTCTTCGGCCCGACTCCCCGCGCACATGGATTCAGTGTTCCCAACAAGGTCGTCAAGTTGGCGATGAGAAGCGCGCTGTCTGCGAAAGCGGCGGAGGGCGTGCTGCACATCGTTGATGATCTGGCATTTACCGAACCTTCGACGAAGCGAGCCACTGAAATATTGGCCAAACTCCAGATCGAAGGTCGCGTGACAGTCGTCGTAGCCAATGACGATATCGACGCAATGCTTTCGTTCCGCAACATCCCCAAGGTGCGCGTGATCGCCGTCAGTGATTCCAACACCTATGACCTCGTGAACAACAACCATGTGCTGATGACCAGCGCCGCTGTGACATGGCTAGAGGGGGTGCTTGTGTAA
- the rplC gene encoding 50S ribosomal protein L3, translating to MIETILGRKLGMTQLWSEDDKIIPVTVIEAGPCVVTQVKSLKRDGYSAAQIAFGDVKESKVNRPTKGHFDKAGVTPKRHLSEVRLEDDHSVKSGDVLTVEGFEVGTKVHINGVSKGKGFAGVMKRHNFRGGPGGHGSHFHRAPGAIGMCATPARVLKGTKMPGQMGNEKVTVRNLEIVRVDTEQNLLMVRGAVPGGKGALLTIRKA from the coding sequence GTGATAGAAACGATTCTTGGAAGGAAGCTGGGGATGACCCAGCTGTGGAGCGAGGATGACAAAATCATCCCGGTCACAGTCATTGAAGCTGGCCCATGTGTGGTCACGCAGGTGAAATCGCTCAAGAGAGATGGCTATTCGGCGGCTCAGATCGCCTTCGGTGACGTCAAGGAGTCCAAGGTCAACAGGCCGACCAAGGGGCACTTCGACAAGGCCGGCGTCACTCCTAAGCGGCATCTGTCGGAAGTTCGCCTGGAGGACGACCATTCGGTCAAGTCCGGTGACGTTCTGACCGTCGAAGGGTTTGAGGTAGGCACCAAAGTTCACATCAACGGCGTGAGTAAGGGTAAGGGCTTCGCCGGTGTTATGAAGCGCCATAACTTCCGAGGCGGTCCTGGTGGTCACGGCTCGCACTTCCACCGCGCCCCAGGGGCGATCGGAATGTGCGCCACCCCGGCCCGCGTACTCAAAGGCACTAAGATGCCGGGCCAGATGGGCAACGAGAAGGTCACGGTCAGGAACCTGGAGATCGTCCGCGTGGACACCGAGCAGAATCTGCTCATGGTCAGAGGTGCTGTTCCCGGTGGCAAAGGTGCTTTATTGACGATTCGCAAGGCGTGA